Proteins from a single region of Pirellulales bacterium:
- a CDS encoding TIM barrel protein — MAKKPGTYRFSFGPWNISMGSDPFGPAVRKDVAFAKKIREYKKMGFDYVQLHDDDVVPADWDATQTTRGVAKVKQLLGGEGLKGEFIAPRLWEDPRTIDGGYTSNSAAARRYARDRTRRAIDIANMLDIDLMVLWPAREGTYIRESKDATAAVGLLVDAVNDMLDYDPKIRIVGEMKPNEPMDQAYCPTVGHFMGLCYRASDPSRVGVLIESAHSILAGLDPSDDMAYALWHGKLWGVHLNDQNGLKYDQDKTFGSVDLRRAFNQVWVLDRAGYYDIGVVGLDIKAMRTTKQADETRHLANSLRMFQHLLKLARTVDANKVEAFRRERDYEGLDLHILEHLLGV; from the coding sequence ATGGCCAAAAAGCCTGGCACGTATCGCTTCAGTTTCGGCCCCTGGAACATTTCGATGGGGTCCGATCCGTTCGGCCCGGCGGTCCGCAAGGACGTCGCCTTTGCCAAGAAGATCCGAGAGTACAAGAAGATGGGCTTCGACTACGTGCAGTTGCACGACGACGACGTGGTGCCCGCCGACTGGGACGCCACGCAAACGACCCGCGGCGTGGCCAAGGTCAAGCAGTTGCTCGGCGGCGAGGGACTGAAAGGCGAGTTCATCGCGCCGCGGCTGTGGGAAGACCCGCGGACCATCGACGGCGGCTACACGTCGAACAGCGCGGCGGCCCGGCGCTATGCCCGCGATCGCACGCGGCGGGCCATCGACATCGCCAACATGCTCGACATCGACCTGATGGTGCTCTGGCCGGCCCGCGAAGGAACATACATCCGCGAATCGAAAGACGCCACGGCGGCCGTGGGGCTGCTCGTCGACGCGGTGAACGACATGCTCGACTACGACCCGAAAATTCGCATCGTGGGCGAAATGAAGCCCAACGAGCCGATGGACCAGGCCTATTGCCCGACCGTGGGTCATTTCATGGGCCTGTGCTATCGCGCCAGCGACCCCAGCCGCGTGGGCGTGTTGATCGAAAGCGCCCATAGCATTCTGGCGGGCCTCGACCCCTCCGACGACATGGCCTACGCGCTTTGGCACGGAAAGCTGTGGGGCGTTCATCTCAACGACCAGAACGGCCTGAAGTACGACCAGGACAAGACGTTCGGTTCCGTCGATTTGCGGCGGGCTTTCAATCAGGTCTGGGTGCTCGACCGGGCGGGCTATTACGACATCGGCGTGGTCGGCCTCGACATCAAAGCCATGCGCACCACGAAGCAGGCCGACGAGACCCGGCACCTGGCCAACAGTCTGCGGATGTTCCAGCATCTCTTGAAGCTCGCGCGGACGGTGGACGCGAACAAGGTCGAGGCGTTTCGGCGCGAGCGGGACTATGAGGGGCTGGACCTGCACATTCTGGAGCACCTGCTTGGCGTATGA
- a CDS encoding sugar phosphate isomerase/epimerase family protein: MPRPVTLFTGQWADLKLEDLARQAREFGYQGLELACWGDHFEVDKALGDETYCAARRDLLERHDLQLHAISAHLVGQAVLDNIDERHKAILPKHVWGDGKPAGVNARAAEELKNTARAAQKLGVGVVNGFTGSSIWHLLYSFPPVPQNMIDRGYELLAERFNPVLDVFGECGVRFALEVHPTEIAFDLVSAQRALDALERREEFGFNFDPSHLHWQGVDPVEFLRAFPDRIYHVHIKDAVVTLNGRSGILGSHLNFGDPRRGWDFRSPGRGGVNFEEIVRALNAIGYEGPLSVEWEDSGMDREAGAKEACEFVKRLDFRPSAAAFDAAFAK, translated from the coding sequence ATGCCTCGCCCCGTTACCTTATTCACCGGCCAGTGGGCCGACCTGAAGCTCGAAGACCTGGCCCGCCAGGCACGCGAGTTCGGCTATCAGGGTCTGGAGCTGGCCTGCTGGGGCGATCACTTCGAAGTCGACAAGGCGCTGGGCGACGAGACCTATTGTGCCGCGCGGCGCGACCTTTTGGAGCGGCACGACCTGCAGCTTCACGCCATCAGCGCGCATCTGGTCGGGCAGGCCGTGCTCGACAACATCGACGAGCGACACAAGGCGATTTTGCCCAAGCACGTCTGGGGCGACGGCAAGCCCGCCGGCGTCAACGCGCGGGCGGCCGAGGAGTTGAAGAACACCGCGCGTGCGGCCCAGAAGTTGGGCGTGGGCGTGGTCAACGGCTTCACCGGTTCCAGCATCTGGCACCTGCTCTATTCGTTTCCGCCGGTGCCGCAAAACATGATCGACCGCGGTTACGAACTGCTGGCCGAGCGGTTCAATCCGGTGCTCGACGTGTTCGGCGAGTGCGGCGTGCGGTTCGCGCTGGAGGTGCATCCGACGGAGATCGCCTTCGACCTGGTGAGCGCCCAGCGAGCGCTCGATGCCCTGGAACGGCGGGAAGAATTCGGATTCAACTTCGATCCCAGTCATTTGCACTGGCAGGGGGTCGATCCGGTGGAGTTTTTGCGGGCGTTTCCCGACCGCATCTATCACGTCCACATCAAGGATGCCGTGGTGACGCTCAACGGGCGGAGCGGCATTCTGGGCAGCCATTTGAATTTCGGCGATCCGCGTCGCGGCTGGGACTTTCGTTCGCCCGGCCGGGGCGGCGTCAACTTCGAAGAGATCGTGCGGGCGCTCAACGCGATCGGTTACGAAGGGCCGCTGTCGGTGGAGTGGGAAGACAGCGGCATGGACCGCGAGGCGGGCGCCAAGGAAGCCTGCGAATTTGTGAAGCGGCTCGACTTCCGTCCCAGCGCGGCGGCCTTCGACGCGGCGTTTGCAAAATAG
- a CDS encoding tetratricopeptide repeat-containing glycosyltransferase family protein: MTASELNSLGVALARQGRTREAEQCFVDAVRAQADFAQAHNNLGNTLLEQGRREEARACYQRAVELKPDFAEAYNNLGNVQRELGQLDESIDNCRQALRLKPDLADGHFNLGAARFAQRCWEEAAVSYRQAIALRPGHAEAHRYLGSALRELGRTDEAIASFGEALRLKGDFAEAHGELAMALAQRGDLDGALTSCREVLRLRPHLASAHLYAGFILRQLGRRAEALACLEKALELQPDLPDARRNRGLLWLVEGKLTEGWAEYEWRWKCPEFSARPFPQPLWDGSPFEGKTVLLQAEQGFGDTLHFIRYARRVHECGGRVVLVCQPPLVALLSRCEGVEQVLAQGDLLPPFDVHVPLLSLPRIFGTTLDNIPADVPYIEGDPQKVARWRDELDGASDFKIGIAWQGSRAHCGDRWRSVPLSNFAPLAAIGGVRLYSLQKNDGQEQLGQVSYGERIVDLSPRLESFDDTAAVMENLDLVICCDTSVAHLAGALGRPVWVAVPAVPDWRWLLDREDTPWYPTMRLFRQHRLGDWHEVFARMASALAEHVAAPMGSVLKLSHVGWDQRACERPPTESDLADAGGPVLASSLVPPYELEAECPRE; encoded by the coding sequence GTGACCGCGAGCGAACTCAATAGCTTGGGCGTGGCCTTGGCACGACAGGGCCGCACGCGCGAGGCGGAGCAGTGCTTTGTCGACGCGGTCCGCGCGCAAGCGGATTTTGCGCAGGCGCACAACAACTTAGGCAACACCCTACTGGAGCAAGGGCGGCGCGAGGAAGCACGGGCGTGTTACCAGCGGGCCGTCGAGCTGAAGCCCGACTTCGCGGAGGCTTACAACAATCTGGGCAATGTGCAACGCGAGCTCGGTCAGCTTGACGAGTCGATCGACAACTGCCGGCAGGCGTTGCGTTTGAAGCCCGACTTGGCCGACGGCCATTTCAACCTCGGCGCGGCCCGTTTTGCGCAGCGGTGCTGGGAAGAGGCGGCGGTCAGCTATCGACAGGCCATCGCTTTGCGTCCGGGCCACGCTGAGGCGCACCGGTATTTGGGCAGTGCGCTGCGGGAGCTGGGACGTACCGATGAAGCGATCGCCAGCTTCGGCGAAGCATTGCGGCTCAAAGGCGATTTCGCCGAGGCCCACGGCGAGCTGGCGATGGCCTTGGCGCAACGAGGCGACCTGGACGGCGCGCTGACGAGCTGCCGCGAGGTGCTGCGGCTGCGGCCCCATCTGGCCAGCGCTCATCTGTATGCGGGCTTCATCTTGAGGCAGTTGGGCCGCCGGGCGGAAGCGCTGGCCTGCCTGGAAAAGGCGCTGGAGTTGCAGCCCGACCTGCCCGACGCGCGAAGGAACCGCGGGCTGCTGTGGCTGGTCGAAGGAAAGCTGACCGAAGGTTGGGCCGAATACGAATGGCGTTGGAAGTGCCCCGAGTTTTCAGCGCGGCCGTTTCCGCAGCCGCTTTGGGACGGTTCGCCTTTCGAGGGCAAAACGGTCCTGCTCCAGGCCGAGCAGGGGTTCGGCGATACGCTGCACTTCATCCGCTACGCACGGCGGGTCCACGAGTGCGGCGGCCGCGTGGTCCTCGTTTGTCAGCCCCCGCTGGTGGCCCTGTTAAGTCGTTGCGAAGGCGTCGAGCAGGTTTTGGCGCAGGGCGACCTATTGCCACCCTTCGACGTCCATGTGCCGCTGTTGAGCCTGCCACGGATCTTTGGCACCACGCTCGATAACATTCCGGCCGATGTTCCCTATATCGAGGGCGATCCTCAGAAGGTTGCCCGCTGGCGGGACGAACTTGACGGCGCGAGCGACTTCAAAATCGGCATTGCCTGGCAAGGCAGCCGCGCGCATTGCGGCGATCGTTGGCGGTCGGTCCCCCTCTCGAACTTCGCTCCGTTGGCCGCGATTGGCGGCGTGCGGCTCTATAGCCTGCAAAAGAACGACGGGCAGGAGCAGCTTGGGCAGGTCAGCTACGGAGAGCGAATTGTCGACTTGTCGCCGCGGCTGGAGTCGTTCGACGATACCGCGGCAGTAATGGAGAACCTTGACTTGGTGATTTGCTGCGATACGTCGGTCGCCCACCTGGCCGGCGCGTTGGGCAGGCCGGTGTGGGTGGCGGTGCCGGCCGTGCCAGATTGGCGCTGGCTGCTGGACCGCGAAGATACTCCGTGGTATCCGACGATGCGGCTGTTCCGCCAGCATCGTCTTGGCGACTGGCACGAGGTGTTCGCGCGCATGGCCTCGGCGCTGGCCGAGCATGTCGCAGCGCCGATGGGTAGTGTCCTAAAGTTGAGTCACGTAGGGTGGGACCAGCGAGCTTGCGAGCGCCCGCCCACCGAGAGCGACCTTGCCGATGCTGGTGGGCCGGTGCTCGCAAGCTCGCTGGTCCCACCCTACGAATTGGAGGCTGAGTGCCCTCGTGAATAA
- a CDS encoding tetratricopeptide repeat protein yields MTASELLSAARQCQQTGDLPRAESGYRQLLALEPANAEIWYLLGSVCQPQGKPDETVAAYRRAVTLKPEFAQAQNSLGIALAQQGHSQEAEQCFAEAVRAQPDFAHAHNNLGNALKEQGRRDEALACYQQAVALKPDFAEAYNNLGNVQRDLGQLDDAIANCRQALRLKPDLADAHNNLGAAYSAQRHWEEAAASYRQAIALRPNHAEAHSNLGNALRELGRIQEAILSLRQALQLKSDFAEAHGGLAMALTQQGDLDGALESCREALRLRPDLASAHLSMGFILSELGRRSEALACCEKALELQPDMPDARKNRSLVLLLEGKLAEGWAEYEWRWKCPELPERPFPQPLWDGTPLDGKTIMLHAEQGFGDTLHFVRYARLVRERGGRVIVVCQRPLVTLLRRCEGVEQVLAQGDPLPPFDVHAPLLSLPRIFGTTLDNIPADVPYLNSDPQIVARWRDELSGVSEFKIGIAWQGSRTHRRDRGRSIPLSYFAPLAAQSGVRLYSLQKNFGQEQLGEVSFGGRIIDLAPRLESFVDTAAVMENLDLVICCDTSVAHLAGALARPVWVAVATVPDWRWLLDRDDTPWYPTMRLFRQHRRGDWHDVFVRITSALAELIGAPMDLSTMVRIGPGELIDRVARLEIALDQGGAAGGGNREELVTLENSLSRLLRRAPQVAELKNELKAACEALSAAERQIDECRRGGDFGPQFVELARTAYAERERHRRLMGLINDAFSFEGEGA; encoded by the coding sequence ATGACCGCCAGCGAGTTACTTTCCGCCGCCCGACAATGCCAGCAAACCGGCGATCTGCCGCGCGCCGAGTCCGGCTACCGTCAGCTTCTCGCGCTCGAACCGGCCAACGCCGAAATCTGGTATCTGCTGGGCTCGGTTTGCCAACCGCAAGGCAAGCCGGACGAGACGGTGGCCGCGTACCGTCGGGCGGTGACGCTCAAGCCCGAATTCGCCCAGGCCCAAAACAGCTTGGGCATTGCCCTGGCGCAGCAGGGCCACTCGCAGGAAGCGGAGCAGTGCTTCGCCGAAGCGGTCCGCGCTCAGCCCGACTTTGCGCACGCCCACAACAACTTGGGCAACGCGCTGAAAGAGCAAGGGCGGCGGGACGAAGCGCTGGCTTGCTATCAGCAGGCGGTGGCCCTGAAGCCCGACTTTGCCGAAGCGTACAACAATCTGGGCAACGTGCAGCGGGACCTGGGCCAGCTCGACGACGCGATTGCCAACTGCCGGCAAGCGCTGCGTTTGAAGCCCGACCTGGCCGATGCCCACAACAATCTCGGCGCGGCCTACTCCGCCCAGCGTCACTGGGAGGAAGCGGCGGCCAGCTATCGCCAGGCCATTGCTTTGCGTCCCAACCACGCCGAAGCGCACAGCAACCTGGGCAACGCGCTGCGCGAGCTGGGCCGCATCCAGGAGGCCATCCTCAGCTTGCGCCAGGCGTTGCAGCTCAAGAGCGACTTTGCCGAGGCGCACGGCGGGCTGGCCATGGCCTTGACGCAACAAGGCGACTTGGACGGCGCGCTGGAGAGCTGCCGCGAGGCGTTGCGGCTGCGGCCCGACTTGGCCAGCGCGCATCTGAGCATGGGCTTTATCCTGTCGGAGCTGGGCCGCCGGTCCGAAGCGCTGGCCTGCTGCGAAAAGGCACTGGAGCTACAGCCCGACATGCCCGACGCCCGCAAGAACCGCTCGCTGGTCTTGTTGCTGGAGGGCAAGCTGGCCGAAGGTTGGGCCGAATACGAATGGCGTTGGAAGTGTCCGGAGCTTCCGGAAAGGCCGTTTCCGCAGCCACTGTGGGACGGTACGCCATTGGACGGAAAAACGATCATGCTGCACGCCGAGCAGGGATTTGGCGACACGCTGCACTTCGTCCGCTACGCGCGGCTGGTACGCGAGCGCGGCGGCCGCGTGATCGTGGTCTGCCAGCGCCCGCTGGTGACCCTGTTACGTCGCTGTGAAGGCGTCGAGCAGGTTTTGGCCCAGGGCGATCCGTTGCCGCCCTTCGACGTTCACGCGCCCCTGTTGAGCCTGCCGCGGATTTTTGGCACCACGCTCGACAACATTCCCGCTGACGTGCCGTACCTCAACAGCGACCCACAAATCGTTGCCCGCTGGCGCGACGAGCTGAGCGGCGTGAGCGAGTTCAAGATCGGCATCGCCTGGCAAGGCAGCCGCACGCATCGCCGCGACCGCGGGCGGTCGATCCCGCTTTCCTACTTTGCTCCGTTGGCGGCCCAAAGCGGCGTGCGGCTCTATAGCCTGCAAAAGAACTTCGGGCAGGAACAACTCGGAGAAGTCAGCTTCGGCGGGCGGATTATCGACTTGGCGCCGCGGCTGGAGTCGTTCGTCGATACCGCCGCCGTGATGGAGAACCTCGACCTGGTGATCTGCTGCGACACGTCGGTGGCCCATCTGGCCGGCGCGTTGGCCAGGCCGGTGTGGGTGGCCGTGGCGACCGTGCCCGACTGGCGCTGGCTTTTGGACCGCGACGACACTCCCTGGTATCCGACGATGCGGCTGTTCCGTCAGCACCGCCGCGGCGACTGGCACGACGTGTTCGTGCGCATCACGTCGGCGCTGGCCGAGCTGATCGGCGCGCCGATGGATTTGAGCACGATGGTCCGCATCGGGCCCGGCGAACTGATCGATCGCGTCGCGCGATTGGAGATCGCGTTGGACCAGGGCGGGGCTGCGGGTGGCGGCAATCGCGAGGAGCTCGTGACGCTGGAGAACAGCCTGTCGCGTTTGCTTCGCCGTGCTCCGCAGGTGGCCGAGTTGAAGAATGAACTGAAGGCGGCGTGCGAGGCTCTTAGCGCGGCCGAGCGTCAGATCGACGAGTGCCGGCGCGGCGGCGATTTCGGCCCGCAGTTCGTCGAACTTGCCCGCACGGCTTATGCTGAACGCGAGCGCCACCGCCGGCTTATGGGGCTGATAAACGACGCTTTCTCGTTTGAAGGAGAAGGTGCGTGA
- a CDS encoding FkbM family methyltransferase, with protein sequence MNKTKVCRYGEMIYRPNDTYVGRSLELYGEFSESEVQLFRALVRPGQTVLEVGANIGAHTVPLAKLVGPTGKVLAFEPQRGLFYMLCGNMALNNLHQVHCYHAAVGERAGTIAVPEVDADREQDYGGIRLTNLPSSVVTEPVPLLRIDDLQLAACDFIKVDVEGMERQVLTGAAQTIRRFRPLLYVEDDRAQASADLRALMFDLGYQLYVHQPPLYNPANFAANRENIFPKIVSLNVCAHHVESPSPIRPEQFGMEHLPRPARGATTSKAGTPATLDEARREHQAGNVERAVGLYRQLLLAQPNNAQVWYLLGAASMQLGQLDEARSSLRQATCVNPRHAEAHNHLGVVLAQQASVDDAITSFRRALELKPDNGEILNNLGLALLRQDKANEAIAIFQRALELHPDDVKARHNLHRALRELGHFEELLTSQRQAVGQKPDSAQAHNDLGLTLYEGGKLDEAAEAFRQALLVKPDLAEAHNNLGLVMASQSKVDEAIASYRRAIVLKPAFAEAHNNLGIALRQSGQGEAAVASCRESARLKPELPEAHNNLGSALEEVGRYEEAIDVLNEALRIKPDFAKAHNNLGIAFWYLGRFDDAADSYRRAIDLMPEMAEAYNNLGNVLRDQSDMQAAQECYRQAADLKPNYADPHWNQSLVWLLSGDFEHGWAEYEWRWKLKNFKPRQCPQPLWDGSPLEGKTILLAAEQGLGDTIQFIRYAPLLRQRGARVLAEVQRLLKPILSSCPGIDQLLVQGEELPDFDTYITLLSLPCVLGTKLDTVPADVPYLKGDPEKVALWRDELGGVRDFKIGIAWQGSRAHRGDRWRSVPLSNFAPLAAISGVRLYSLQKNDGQEQLGQVSFGERIVDLSPRLETFADTAAVIENLDLVLCCDTSVGHLAGALAKPVWVAVQTVPDWRWMLDREDTPWYPTMRLFRQRRFDDWPEVFERMAAALREKLEQAQNLH encoded by the coding sequence GTGAATAAAACCAAAGTATGCCGCTATGGCGAGATGATCTATCGTCCGAACGACACCTATGTCGGCCGCTCGCTGGAGCTTTACGGCGAGTTCTCGGAGTCGGAAGTGCAGCTCTTTCGGGCCCTCGTGCGGCCTGGACAGACCGTGCTCGAAGTGGGCGCGAATATCGGCGCGCACACGGTGCCCCTGGCGAAGTTGGTGGGGCCGACGGGCAAGGTGCTGGCCTTCGAGCCGCAACGCGGCTTGTTTTATATGCTCTGCGGCAATATGGCCCTCAATAACCTGCACCAGGTGCATTGTTATCATGCGGCGGTCGGCGAGCGTGCCGGCACGATCGCCGTGCCGGAAGTCGATGCCGACAGGGAACAGGATTACGGCGGCATTCGGTTGACGAACCTGCCCTCGTCCGTGGTGACGGAACCGGTGCCACTGCTGCGGATCGACGACTTGCAGTTGGCCGCATGTGATTTCATCAAGGTCGATGTCGAGGGGATGGAGCGGCAAGTTTTGACCGGGGCCGCGCAGACGATTCGTCGCTTTCGGCCGCTGCTGTACGTCGAAGACGACCGCGCTCAAGCATCGGCCGATTTGCGGGCGCTGATGTTCGACCTGGGCTATCAGCTCTACGTTCATCAACCGCCGCTCTATAACCCCGCCAACTTTGCAGCCAATCGCGAGAATATCTTCCCCAAGATCGTTTCACTTAATGTTTGCGCTCACCATGTCGAGTCGCCGTCGCCCATCCGGCCCGAGCAGTTCGGCATGGAACATTTGCCGCGACCGGCCCGCGGTGCGACGACCTCGAAAGCCGGGACGCCGGCGACTTTGGACGAAGCGCGGCGCGAGCACCAGGCCGGCAACGTCGAGAGGGCGGTCGGCCTCTATCGCCAACTGCTGCTGGCCCAGCCGAACAATGCCCAGGTGTGGTATCTGCTGGGCGCGGCCTCGATGCAGTTGGGCCAGCTCGATGAGGCGCGCAGCAGCTTGCGGCAGGCCACCTGCGTCAATCCGCGGCACGCCGAGGCGCACAACCATCTGGGCGTGGTGCTGGCCCAGCAAGCCTCGGTCGACGATGCGATCACCAGCTTCCGACGCGCGCTCGAATTGAAGCCCGACAATGGCGAGATACTGAACAACTTGGGGCTGGCGCTGTTGCGGCAAGACAAGGCCAACGAGGCCATCGCCATCTTCCAGCGCGCCTTGGAGCTGCATCCCGACGATGTCAAGGCCCGGCACAACCTGCACCGGGCGCTGCGCGAGTTGGGGCACTTCGAAGAGCTGCTTACCAGCCAGCGTCAAGCGGTCGGGCAGAAGCCCGATTCGGCCCAGGCCCACAACGACCTGGGACTGACGCTCTACGAGGGGGGCAAGCTCGATGAAGCCGCCGAGGCCTTTCGTCAAGCGCTGCTCGTCAAGCCCGACCTGGCCGAAGCCCACAACAACTTGGGCCTGGTGATGGCCTCGCAGAGCAAAGTGGACGAGGCGATCGCGTCGTATCGCCGGGCGATCGTTTTGAAGCCCGCCTTTGCCGAGGCCCATAACAACCTGGGCATCGCCCTGCGCCAATCGGGACAGGGCGAGGCCGCGGTGGCGAGTTGCCGCGAGTCGGCCCGGCTCAAACCGGAGCTGCCGGAAGCGCACAATAACCTGGGCAGCGCGCTGGAAGAGGTCGGCCGCTACGAGGAAGCGATCGACGTGTTGAATGAGGCGCTGCGGATCAAGCCCGACTTTGCCAAGGCCCACAACAACCTGGGCATCGCCTTTTGGTATCTGGGCCGCTTCGACGACGCCGCCGACAGCTACCGCCGCGCGATCGACCTGATGCCCGAAATGGCCGAGGCCTACAACAACCTCGGCAACGTGTTGCGCGACCAGAGCGACATGCAGGCCGCCCAAGAATGTTATCGCCAGGCGGCCGACCTGAAGCCCAACTATGCCGATCCACACTGGAACCAGTCGCTGGTGTGGCTGCTGTCGGGCGACTTCGAGCACGGCTGGGCCGAATATGAATGGCGCTGGAAGCTGAAGAACTTCAAGCCGCGCCAATGCCCGCAGCCGCTCTGGGACGGTTCGCCGCTGGAGGGAAAGACCATCTTGTTGGCGGCCGAGCAGGGGCTGGGCGACACCATTCAATTCATTCGCTATGCTCCGCTGTTGCGCCAGCGCGGGGCGCGCGTGCTGGCCGAGGTCCAGCGGCTGTTGAAGCCGATCTTGAGCAGTTGTCCGGGCATCGACCAACTGCTGGTGCAGGGCGAGGAACTGCCCGATTTCGACACCTATATCACGCTGCTCAGCCTGCCCTGCGTGCTGGGCACGAAGCTCGACACCGTGCCCGCCGACGTTCCCTATCTCAAGGGCGATCCTGAGAAGGTGGCCCTCTGGCGGGACGAACTCGGCGGGGTGCGCGACTTCAAGATCGGCATTGCCTGGCAAGGCAGCCGTGCGCATCGCGGCGACCGTTGGCGGTCGGTCCCGCTGTCGAACTTCGCGCCGTTGGCCGCGATCAGCGGCGTGCGGCTCTATAGTCTGCAAAAGAACGACGGGCAGGAGCAGCTTGGGCAGGTCAGCTTCGGCGAGCGGATTGTCGACTTGTCGCCGCGGCTGGAGACGTTCGCCGACACCGCGGCGGTGATCGAGAATCTCGACCTGGTGCTTTGCTGCGACACGTCGGTCGGCCACCTGGCCGGCGCGTTGGCCAAGCCGGTGTGGGTGGCGGTGCAGACCGTGCCCGACTGGCGCTGGATGCTGGACCGCGAAGATACGCCCTGGTATCCGACGATGCGACTGTTCCGTCAGCGCCGTTTTGACGACTGGCCGGAAGTCTTCGAGCGGATGGCGGCCGCGCTGCGCGAGAAGCTGGAGCAGGCCCAAAACCTGCACTAG
- a CDS encoding DUF3592 domain-containing protein, producing the protein MPRYLTRFYGKKRGRRHTGSNVVRSFGSGCFCAVSLGIGLAALFYFFAALTVPELRVNRDFVEHRARLIDKRLEEQPARDGPLYAPRFRLQFTVQGRRFSPWAPYDVTDLHTRDRHRSEQLLAEFQTGQDYACWYDPQNPERVVLARGYSWFAWLMLVVPVPFIAVGAGGLSFLIWSWGKSAERRAVLAQETARREQIELTGQEPPFPSVPSPGDVTDSPGTTLAFRLPSGEPGWNLAGLLLLSIVWNGVVAAFLWMAVDGYRRGSPDWLLALLVAPLAVGGAGLVALFLRQLLVAGSVGPTIVEISEHPLYPGGTFELFIDQSGKLTVKRLRVVLVCEEEATYRQGTDARTATRRVYEHEIYCREASPEPHEPGLRLRTSMEIPACAMHSFRSEHNKVCWKLVVSGEVARRGDFERSFLLHVYPCRFESHAA; encoded by the coding sequence GTGCCCCGGTATCTGACTCGATTTTACGGCAAGAAGCGCGGCCGACGCCACACCGGCTCGAACGTGGTCCGCAGCTTTGGTTCGGGCTGCTTCTGCGCGGTTTCGCTCGGCATCGGCCTGGCGGCCCTGTTTTACTTCTTCGCCGCTTTGACCGTTCCCGAGCTGCGAGTCAACCGCGACTTTGTCGAACATCGGGCGCGTTTGATCGACAAGCGCCTGGAGGAGCAGCCGGCCCGCGACGGTCCGCTCTATGCCCCGCGCTTCCGCTTGCAATTCACCGTGCAGGGTCGCCGTTTCTCCCCCTGGGCGCCCTATGACGTGACCGACCTGCACACGCGCGACCGGCACCGAAGCGAGCAATTGTTGGCCGAGTTTCAGACCGGTCAAGACTACGCTTGTTGGTACGACCCCCAGAATCCCGAGCGCGTCGTGCTGGCGCGGGGCTATTCCTGGTTCGCCTGGCTGATGCTCGTGGTGCCCGTGCCGTTTATCGCCGTCGGCGCCGGTGGCTTGTCATTCTTGATCTGGTCATGGGGCAAATCGGCCGAGCGGCGGGCGGTGCTCGCGCAAGAGACCGCGCGGCGGGAACAAATCGAGCTGACCGGGCAGGAACCGCCCTTCCCTTCGGTGCCCAGTCCCGGCGACGTCACCGATAGTCCCGGCACGACGCTGGCCTTTCGGCTGCCGAGCGGCGAACCGGGCTGGAACCTGGCGGGGTTGCTGCTGTTGAGCATCGTCTGGAACGGCGTGGTGGCGGCGTTCTTATGGATGGCCGTGGACGGCTACCGCCGCGGCAGCCCCGACTGGCTGCTGGCCCTGCTCGTAGCGCCGCTGGCCGTGGGGGGCGCGGGGCTGGTCGCGCTGTTCCTCCGGCAATTGTTGGTGGCCGGCAGCGTGGGACCGACGATCGTGGAAATCTCGGAACATCCCTTGTACCCCGGCGGCACCTTCGAGCTGTTCATCGACCAATCGGGCAAGCTGACCGTCAAGCGGCTGCGCGTCGTGCTCGTCTGTGAAGAGGAAGCCACGTACCGTCAAGGGACCGACGCACGCACGGCGACGCGGAGGGTCTACGAGCACGAGATTTACTGTCGCGAGGCCTCCCCGGAGCCGCACGAGCCGGGATTGCGGCTGCGGACCAGCATGGAGATTCCCGCTTGCGCTATGCACTCGTTCCGCTCGGAGCATAATAAAGTGTGCTGGAAGCTTGTGGTCAGCGGCGAGGTCGCCCGGCGCGGCGACTTCGAACGCAGCTTCCTGCTGCACGTTTATCCCTGTCGGTTCGAGAGCCATGCCGCATGA